The sequence below is a genomic window from Candidatus Binataceae bacterium.
TCACCGAGACACAGAGCGCCGCCCTAGAGCAACGCCTGAGCATAGACCTGTTTGAAGTCCTCAACCTCGCGGATCAGGCGAAACTTGAAGGCCGACGCGGGTTGGTGAATTCAACCAATGGAGTTAATGCCGCGGCTACCCTCATCCGAATCGCGTATCGTTTTCAGGTCATAGCGCGTGCGCGGGGGTCGGGAGCGGAAGCAACTCTACCCCACGAGGTGCTCGCACGCCGCTTTACGCAGGAAAGGGAATATTGCGATGCCCTCGAATCGAAAATTAATATGCTTGAGTCCGTCCGTTCGCCGGACCGATCCCCCGCACCCCTAAAGCAATCAGTTAATGAATTCATCCACATGAGCGACGATTTAACGACCCGCGCTGCGTCGGAAAGTGGTGACCTGGCTGCACAGCTGGAGTCCTATCGTCGACTTCCCGTACTTCTCGAGCATCTTGACGCTGCGCTCTCAAAGATTGTGGTATCGTAAACTTGCAGTGGTTCATTTTTGAAAACGTTCGGATTTGAATCAGCGCCTGCGATCGGGAGCCAGAAATGACACGGCTCCGTCTGCCCCGTTCTTTCGCAGAAAATCTAATGATTTTTCACTCGCGGACACCGAGGCTTCTCGCGATGAGGAAAGGATTTCTCGACGGCGCACTCCCAGGTTTGTTGCACGGGCTGGCCTTAGGAGACTCTGGTCATCTTGAAGGGGCGAGCCGGGGAGGTGAGTCATGGGACTGCTAATAAATGGTGAATGGCAAGATAGCTGGTACGACACGAGTAAGACCGAAGGTCGTTTCGTGCGTGCCGACGCCGCGTTTCGGAACTGGGTAACCCCGACGGGCGAACCTGGCCCGAGTGGCTCAGGCGGGTTCAAAGCCGAGCCGGGGCGCTATCATCTATATGTATCTCTAGCCTGCCCGTGGGCACATCGAACGTTGATTTTCCGCAAGCTCAAGCGACTCGAGCAGGTGATATCGACGTCGGTGGTTGATCCCATCATGGGTAGCAATGGGTGGGCGTTCACGGCTCCCGACGGGTCCCTTTATCCGGGATCAACAGCCGATAGTGCGAACGGGGTTCGGTATCTTTACGAGGTCTATCGATTGGCTCGCCCCGACTTCACGGGCCGCGTGACGGTTCCGGTATTGTGGGATAAACACCGTAACACGGTCGTCAATAACGAATCCGCCGAGATTATCAGGATGCTGAACAGCGCCTTCGACGAGTGGGGAAGTCGGGAGATCAATTTTCTTCCCGCTCACCTGCGTACCCGGGTCGACGAGATCAACGCCTATGTCTATGACAACGTGAACAATGGAGTTTACAAGTGCGGCTTTGCCACCGCCCAGACAGCCTATGAGACCGCCTTCGACGCGCTGTTCGCCGCTCTTGATCGAATCGAGACACAGCTCGCAAGCCAGCGCTATGTCGCGGGTAACGAACTGACAGAAGCCGACTGGCGCCTGTTCACCACCTTGGTGCGGTTCGATTCAGTTTACTATGGCCATTTCAAATGCAATCTGCGTCGGCTGGTCGACTATCCAAATCTCTGGAACTACACGCGCGAACTCTATCAGAAGCCCGGTGTAGCGGAGACCGTCAATCTCGTACATATCAAGCGCCACTATTACATGAGTCACACGACCATTAACCCCACCGGCATCGTTCCCAAAGGACCCCTGCTCGATTTCGGGGCAGCACACGATCGCGCGCGCCTGAAAATATGATGTTAGCAAGTCTGGGTGGGGCGTGAGCGCATGAAGATTCTACATACGCGCAACACGATTGTGGCTTTGGTCGGCCTGTGGTTCAGGTTGATGGGCAGTTTGCGCTGCGGAGAATCTCGCTCCCGGATGGAACCCAAACGCATTTCGGGATCTGAGCACCCTAGAGATAATGACAGTCGGAGCGAAAGAAGGTGAACGCTGGTCGAGGCTGTGGCCGGTCGTTATCGACGGGAAGCTTTACGTGCGGCTGGGCGATCGGGCCTTCGAGCGAGTTCAGAAGAACGTTGCAAGCCCATATGTGCAGGTGAAGATTGGCGGCCAGAGGTTCGACAGGGTCCGAATCGGGGCCGCTCCTGAGATGGCTGAGAAGGTCGCGGCCACGATGGCTTACAAGTACTTCTTGGATATTCTGGTTCGGCATGAGTCGCATCCAATGACGGCGCGTCTCGTTCCTGAATCGATCTCACCGCCATGAGGTAGAGGATAAGGTGGTCGAGCTTGAGCTGAGCTTTTGAGACGGGCGCTCAAGCCGAGGCCACGTGCCGCTTTCGGCATTCACCAGGCCGACGCTCTGTTTCAAGATCTGCTGGGCGAAACGGAGCGCACCTCGCAGATCCGTGGCGCCTCGCTTGGTTTGGCCCCAGCCTTACATCTCTGCGACTGTCTTGCTGAGTGTCGTCCAATCGACGATAGGACTAAGTTTTCGCTTGCTTACCAACCCGCGCGCAATCGCGTCGCTGAACGGACGGAACGTGAGCTCATGGTCCTGGATGTCAAGTACCAACACTATCTTAGCCTCTTCGTTCGAGGCCCACGGACCAGCCTTCAGCGTGACACCCGGCGGAAAGCCATTCTTCATAGCAGCCTCAATGAGTTGGTAGGCGCTTTTGAAACTTTCTTTGCTGGTGACGTTTAAGAAGATTTCGTCGAGATAGAGAGACATCGAACTCCTCCTCACTAATTTCGGTCGGAAGGCGAACGAATTTGGCCCGTGGTACGGAAGGCGATTATCGCTCCACAGAAGCGGGAATATTCCCCGCACGCAGATGCTCAACGACCTTCACGGGGTCTTCCACAACTATGACCGCATATTTTGAGACTAGCTTGGTACCTGACTGCGGCTTGATGCCACTCTCGCTGAGCAACTTCAGCGCCTTCACGAAACTGTCGGACAGGTCGTTACCACTTGCCGCGGGTTCAACGATGATTCTGGCCATCAGTTTTCTCCCAACGATAAAGGATCCTCGCCTTGCTCATCGTGTACAAAATTGCCTCGGAAGATGCCACCCTGTGAATATGGCGGGGTTTCTATTCCGGCTAGCCTTCTTCTCCCGCGGGAGTTCGCGACCAGCTGGAGGCGAACTTTTCCTGACCGCCCCTGGGCAGTTTTTGGGTTCGCCCAAAAGCTCGGGCATTTGTGACCATGCGGGACAACATGAAACCTTCTTCGCGTTGTGGAAAGACGCATATGCGGATCGCCTCGAAATGTTGGCTGTAAAGCAATTCCTTACGTCGACCAGGCCAAACCGAAGTGGCTGAGCCGCCTGTGAACCGAACAAAACTGCACCGGTACTAGCATCCCTGCTTTAAGAGCGACATCCAGGCGATCTGAAGGAGAGCGCTCCCGGAGGTGCAAGTCGCGTGAGGCCCGTTAGGTCGGGACTTGCCGCATCGCACATCACGGTCGAGGTGTTTTAAGCCTAAAGACTCGCAGACTTAAGCACGTCGTTAACCCGCCAATCTCATCCGTGGTGCCGCAGCAATCTCGGCTCTTCTTTCCCCGCTGTGCAAAAGATCGGTAGCTAAGCGTTCCTAGAAGACGATGGCCGTTCGCTCAAATTTAACCAGAGTGGAATCGTTTAATTCAGGTCAGCCCCGATCAACTCTGGCGATTGCGCGTGAAGCGGCAGCTTTCCGAACCTGCGATTCTTACGCGACAAGATTGAGTGAACAATGTCGACGGTGACGGTACCTGCAGGCGGCGAGAAACCGAAGGCGCGGCCAAACTTGATTGTAGCTATGAGGAAGGGAACCTGCACTCTGGCCAGAGGCAGGCTCCCTTCCCCGCAATTTCAAGGAGCCGATGAGAAGTTGAACAAATCGGTCAGATCTCCGATGGCGGGGCGATTGTTCGGGACATAGGGGTTGCCCGCACTGGTCACCGGATTCTTCAGATTGTCTCGGCTCCGACTCGTGATAGGCGCGACGCTCCAGTTGAACTCGATGAACTTTAGGATGGACACGTGGTCGCTATAGACGTGGGAAATGTGGCCGCCAGTTGAAAAGGGCGAAACCACCATCATCGGGATACGGGTACCATCGCCGAAGAAATCGAGCGCCTGGATGTAACCGGAGTCGTAGTAGCCACCGCCCTCGTCAAAGGTGATGAAGATTGCAGTGCTCGCCCACAAGCTTGGGTTGGCCTGCACTGCATCGACGATCTTCTTGACGAAGCCCTCGAACAGGATGAGCTTCGATGAAGCCGGATGGCCATCAACCCAGCCGCTGGGCTTGACGAAGGATACCGCCGGCAGCGTACCATTAGCGATATCGCTGTAAAGGTCAGTCGTGTCTTTCAGGTGCGTAGTGCGAACCGCCGCGTTGGTCATGATGGAGGTGGAATACTGGAAGAAGTTGCAGATGTTGCAGTACTGATCGCTGGTCGGCCCGATTGCCCCAAAATTCAGCTGGTACTTGTCGGTAAGATAGGCGTTAAACTGATCGCCGTAGTATTTAAAGGAAACATTTTTATCAATTAACGCGTCACCGACATTGCGTACAGTCGACGGTGGAATCGTAAAGGGAGTGTTGTTCACATTTGTATCGGTGGAGGCGTTCGACCCATCGCCGAAATAACCCGGGTTGTAATTGTTGAGCAGATAGTAGTGGTCAGGAGCGCAGTTGGGGTTGATAGATACTGAACCGAGGTACGTAGTGACTGCGGTCACCCCCGGTTGTGTGGTATCGGCGCAGTCGCTGTACGAGCCGCCGCCGAATGCGGCGGAGCCAAACGCCCCACCGCCGTAGCCGTCCTCAGTGTACCAGTTGTTTGTGCCCCCAGCCGGATTTGGGTCTTCCACCTCATCGACAACGCCGGCATTGGGCGTCCCTTTCAGGACCAACCGGTTATGAGGTGGAATGGCTGGATTTCCCGCCGCATCACTGAAAAAGAGCGCATCGCCATATCCCATCATGATGTGATTCGCGCCGGTGCCGCCCATAACCGCCTGGTGATAGTTGTCGCTCATCGAGTAAGTGTCAGCGAGGAACTCTAGATAGGGGGCGTCGCCTTGCTGAACGTTATAGAAGCCGAGCGCCGTCGACCCTTCGCCAGTGGTCTTCGCCGAGGGAGAAAACTCAGTGCTAAAATTGCGCGGCTGCGCCAGGCCGTTAGTACCAGCACCAACCGTCACTTCGACCCACGCAAACAAGTCTTGTAGACAGCCGCCCGGGTTCATAAGGGAGGCGAAAGTCAGGTTACAGTCGGCTTGCTGCCACATCTGGTAAAACCTGTGTACGGGACTAGCGGCGTAAGCGTCATAAGGGAACGTGGCGGAAGTTAGCTGGAAGGGTCCCGGGGAAAGACTGTTGACGTTCTGGATCCTGGTGTCCGGAGTCTTCGACTTCAGGCCGGTGCCGCCAGTCAATAGGAACTGATAATAGTTGGGCGCCAGGCCGTTCTCCGAGGTGGTCGCGTCTCGCGGAGTACACATACCGTTGTCTGTACAGACGTTGGTGGGACCTCCGGCCAACGGGTCTGGAAGAAATGGGTAGAGCGCCTTGTCGCCCGGGCTGGTCTCGTACAGCTGACCGGTTGCAGAAGTGTCTCCTGTGTTAGGACAAAGGCCCCCCTTCCCGACATCGCAAGCCGAGTTCTGGTTGGCCATAGAAAAGTTCGGCCCTGGTGATCCGTCGGCGTTGATGATCTTTTCGGACAGAAGATTGTTCACCGTCTGCCCAGTCTTTGGCTGATAGGTGGCGAAAATGTGGTCGAACGTGCGGTTTTCGCCGATGATCACAATTACATGTTTAATGGGAGTACTAGTGTTGTTGTCGTTGCTGGGTGGAACTGCAGCGCCGACGAGAGGAATCCCAATCACAAAATTCATCGCTGCGACAAAACTTAGCGTAACCGCAGAGTTGTGGATGATACTTTGAACACCGGATCTGATCTTCATCGTGGTAGTCCCCCAGCGAGGTTGGCGAGCGATCGGAATAACCGCTTGGGAACTACTACAGCATTCCCATTAACCAGGTCTTACCAATCGATTAAAAGCGTCCGGGATTTTAAAAAAATGTTGGATGCGCCGTCGGTTGGATTGTTGGACGAGGTTCATCAGTTATCCGATTGGAGTCTTCAAAACTTGAGTTTTAGAGAAACGCGGTAACAACGCACCACACCTTTGTAAACAAGACCCCCCTGCCGTTTTTGAACTCGAGAGATGACCGGTGTTGTTTCACGAGGTTTTGTCTGACACGGACCAGTGAGGTCCTGCTATTTGGCACTTAACACCGAATTCAGCGATGCATACCTGATCACCTTAGCCGCCGAAGCTCATGCGAAGCCTGCATTTGGTGGGCGCTAGGGGTATGCGCTCGTCAAGTTCGGAACATGGTTGACGATAAGGGGGGAGCGAGCCATGGCCACCCACCCGAGGCGAAGAAACCGTACTGGGGCTAGATGTGCGCAGTCGCGTCTGCGACGGCTGAGTACTCTCCTTTGTCGTCGCGCCTACTCCGCGATCATGGACGCTAGAGTTTCGATGATCGCGATATTTTGGAGCAGTTCCTGTGGCAGGCCATGCCGCTCCTTCAGGTAACTCGGGCTGTTGTACGAAACCCAAACCTTTCCGTTCTCATCCTCGCCGACCAGGATCTTGAGGGGTAGATCGATCGCGCTGCTGGGGGCAGCCAACATAAGCGGCGTGCCGGCCTTGGGACTCCCAAAGATCAACAGCTTGGTAGGACGCATTTTCAAACCCGCCCTTTGGGCTTCGCCGCTGTGGTCGACCATCGCGAACAATTGGACTCCCTTCGCCTTGAGTATGTCCTCAAGCTTTTGCACGGTTTGGTCTACCGAATGATTGCTAGGTATTTCGACGATTCCCGTAACTTCACTGGGGGCCATGGAGCGTCTCCGTTTTTCTTACCGTAGACGGGTTGAGCCCGGAACGGAAGTTGGACTGGCAAAGGTCTTGTGCACCGAGTCGCGATCCGGTTCGGACCTCACTTAGACTTCGCGGAACGCGGAGATCATTTTTGAGGCGAAGAGCTCAAGATGGGGTTGGACCCAGCGCGGTGGCAAGGTCCGGGAATAGTAGTGGGTCAGCGGAACTGTGTTGATGTAGTCGCGGATTGACGATGAATTCTCGGGATCGATGGTGGCGCCGGATTCTACCTACCTCCGCACTCGACGTAAGCGATCCAGACGCCGCGGCCAAAATTATGTAAAACTGCGAGTTTCGCTCGCTTTATATCGACGACCTGGACGCGGGTACATCGAGGCAGTAAGCGATCGGCGAGGGGTCGTGAGGTTCGAGGTTCGCGGATCCGCTGATCTCCGAGGTGAACGCAGAATGATGACGAGGCCCACGTAATGTTCGTAACCCTCGTCGAATCTCCTCTTCGCGGAAGCTCCCCAACTTGGAGTTGAGCATCTCGGAGGGAGACATCCTCTTAGATCATCAGACGGGAGTCGCGCGGATGCGGGTATGTAGCCATTTTTCAATAAGGTCGCGACTGAACCGCCAATCACTGCCGACCCGGAATGCGGGGAGTTGGCCGTTTCTGAGCAACCTGTAGACCGTCGAGCGATGGACCCGCAGAAAGTCCGCCAACTCATCGGCGGTCAGCAATTCGTCATGTCCAACTCTGAGTGCTTTCACTTCCAAGTCGGGTTTCACCTTCGAGCTGAGGGTTACTACTCGAGCGGACCAACTAGTGATTTGTTCGTACCAGAAGCGTGAGCCTTGTGAAATTGGACTTTGGTCCAATGGGCACTCGAGGGGGTGGGCGCGCGCTCATCACGGCGAGCGCGGACTGTGGGTCTATCGCTCGACGAACGCGTCGATATCCGCGATTCGCAGATGCTCGAGAACCTTCAATGGGTCTTCGGTGACGATAACTGCATATTTTGAGACCAGCTTCGTGCCCGAGCGGGGTTTGATGCCGTTCTCATTGAGAATATTCAGCGCCTTTATGAAGCTGCCTGGGAGGTCATGACCAGGGGCTGCAGGCTCTACAAAAATTCGGACCATTTTATCTCTCACTTTGGAATCGACTATCTGCTCGATCTATTGATGGTCAGACACAGGAGGAGGGCTATCAGCGATGAAACTCCGAAAGCCGAAACAAAACCAAGCCAAAACAAGGTCACCTCTCTGTCACCCTCTGAAATTGGTCTTTACGAAGGAGGAAACGGATCTACCGCCTTCAACTAGCAGCTCGCGGCAGTCACGAAGATCGTTCTAGTAGCACCTTGCTAGTTGGACGCGCTCGCGGTCCTGCGTATTCAGGCGGGAAAAGACCAGCTGTCGACTGCAATAAATGGGTTCCGGAATTGAGGCCAGGCTTTTTGGTTCCTCTCGGAGGAACTTCGCACTGCGGATGCGTTTGACGGCCGAAATCGTAACGCGGTCCGAGCAGCGCATCCGGTCTCTTGAGGGAGGATGTCTTTCTCTGAAGGGTCCGGCGCCAACACACACGCTGGCCGCAGCCAGCAAGGGACGGCCGCGCGATCTTTCGGACTCACGTCGCTAAAAAGAACCAGCGGGACGGTAGCGGCGCGCTTGGCCCTTTCCCGCGTCGGTCGATCAGACATATAAGAACGAGACGGGAACTGCCCGTTCGCCAAGCTCATGGCGATGCTCAGACGGGCAGCGAAGCTTGTACGTGGCTGCGCGTTTGAAAGAAACCAAAAAAACCTCCGGTGCGGGCGCTCATCGTGCACAAAAGGGTGCTGGAGCTACAGGGGTAGATTTCGAAGCGCTGCTCAGCGATTTATCGGCCGCTTTCGTCCGTGTGGCGGTTGACGAGATCGACCGTGAAATGGAGCACGGGCTTGAGCGGATCGTGCTGGCGATGAAGGTCGATCGCAGTACCGTCGTGCAAGTAGTTCCCCAAGACGGATTTCTCTACGTAACCCATCAGTGGGCGCGAGCGGGTGTTGGGACCCCGCAGCGGGGCATACCGATTGATCGGACACCTGAAACCCCTTGGCTCGATGACCAGATAGCATCGGGCCACGTGGTAGTGTTCTCGCGCCTGGACGACGTTCCGCCGGAGGCCTCAACTGATCGGGAGGTCTTCCGTGACGCCGGGAGCAAATCTAACGTTACGATCCCATTGCGGGTCGGCGGAGTCGTGGTCGGTGCCCTCTTGTTTGGCGCGGTCCGTTTCGAGAAACATTGGTCGGAGCAGGAAGTGCAGCGCCTCAAACTGGTGGCTGAGATCTTCGGAAACGCCTTTGAACGAAAGCGTGCCGAAACGGAGATCCGCCGGCTCGCGGAGGAATTGCGTCAGGCTTCACAGGTAATGACGATGGGAGAGCTGACCGCTTCGCTGGCGCACGAGCTCAACCAGCCGCTCGGAGCAATCTTGAACAATGCGAAAGCTGCTCGACGCCTGCTTACCGCCAAGACCCCGGATCTAATCGAAATTGACGCCGCGCTGGACGATATTATTCGCGATGATGCACGGGCAGTAGATATCGTCAAGAATGTTCGCGCCATGTTCCAACGCGGCGCGGCCAAGATGGCACCGATCGATGTCAGGCAACTCATAGTTGAGGTAGCTCGCATAGTGAACAGCGATGCGAGGATGAAGGAAATCTCGTGGTCCTTGGAGTTGTCCGATTCGCTGCCACGCGTGCGAGGCGACAAGACACATTTGACGCAAGCCATCCTGAGCCTGGTCGTAAATGCATTTGACTCGGTTTGCGACGGCGACGGACCGCGCGAGGTTGTTCTGCGCGCGGATCAGGTGGAGCCCAATCACGTACACGTATCCGTGCGCGATTCCGGCAAGGGTATCGACGCCAAGGTGATACCGAATCTGTTCGAGGCTTTTTACACGACCAAACCGCGTGGCATGGGCATGGGCCTCACCATCGTTCGTTCAATCATCGAGAATCATGGAGGCCGGATCTGGGCCACTCGCAATCCAGTGCGTGGCGCTACCCTGGAGTTTATTCTGCCAGTCGAACCGAATAACCAGCCGACCAGCTGAGCCGAACGCCAGGAAGCTTACCCATCGTCCGACGCGTTTGCGCCGAAAGCGGTATGCGACCGCGACGACCAAAAATGAAGGCCTTTCGACGGCCGTTGTGGTGGGGGGATGCGGGGAACTAGCGCCTAGGGCAGCCGCCTTCATTGGACCAATGTCCAATTGCGCGATTCAACAGGATGTAAGAAAAGAACCTCAACCATAAAGCGGTGGCCAGGAAGCGTCGGCTGCAGGGTCACGGACGAATCAGCGGTTAATAACAATGAATAAAGAATTTTTACAGGGCAGGCGATGGGTAGCTAGCGCTCTCTTCGTCGTGGCGTCAGCCGTACTCCCGTCATTAAGCTCTGCGCAAGAGGTTCCAGTTTTTCAAATTACGCCGCTCGAAAGCACGATCAAGTTCGGCGTGAAAGCGTCCGTGCCGATCGAAGGTCGGTTCGACCAGTGGAGCGCCACTCTAACCTTCACGTCCCCGGAGGTGACGACTGCAGTCTTTGACGTTGAGATACAGGCTGCCAGCGTGGATACGGGGAGCAGCCTGAAGAATAGCAAGCTCAAAAGCTCGGATTTCTTCGACGTCAACAACAATCCGTTGATTACGTTTAAGTCAACCAAGGTCGTACAGACCGCTCCTGACACCTTTGAGCTGGACGGCAACTTTACAATTCGGGGTGTTACTAAGGCCGAGAAGCTGGCACTCACGGTGTCTGGCAGAGGAACCGGCACGGGGCAGATTAACGGGACCATGGCCTTCGACCGCAAAGATTACGGGATGAACAGCGGCATTCCCTTTATTAAGATCGCCGACCGTGTATCGGTGACGGTCTCCCTGAAGGCGACGCGAGTCGCCGGGCCTCCGGTAGTGTTTAAGCAGTAGTCAGCGGAGCCAATGCGCCAGCGGACCCCAATCCCGCTTGGGATACCAGCCACCCTGAACCTAGCGGAGGCCAGGCAGGGTCATACGGCGCGGACCCCGAGCTCCGACACCTCCCGGGAACTGGGCAATTTTTAGAGGGTGGCAGATGTCACCAAGGTGTCATTTACAGCGCCACGCCAAAGGCCACAATCGGATCATGGTTTAGCAGCCGACGGAATTGCGGGCCGGAGGGAAGCGGGACTTCTGCCGCTTATAGGCCCGAGTTCCGTCGATTCATCGAGGAGAGGTTTCAATGGCGAAGGCGAAGCCAAACATTCTAGTCATCTGGGGTGACGACATCGGCACCTCCAACCTCAGTATCTTTACCAAGGGGATGATGGGTTACCGGACACCTCATATCGATCGAATTGCCGAGGAGGGAATTCTGTTCACTGACAGCTACGGGGAGCAGAGTTGCACTGCGGGACGATCGGCATTCATTACGGGTCAGAGCGTATTTCGTACGGGTTTGAGCAAGGTCGGATTGCCGGGAGCCGATCTGGGCCTGCGTGGTGAAGATCCCACCATCGCGGAGCTGCTAAAGCCGCTGGGCTATGCCACCGGCCAGTTCGGCAAGAACCATTTCGGCGACAAGGATGAATTTCTGCCAACCAACCACGGATTCGACGAGTTTTTTGGCTTCCTCTACCACTTGAACGCGATGGAAGAGCCAGAGTTGCCGGATTATCCTTTGTCCTCCGACTATCCCAACTTCAAGAAGAATTAAGGCCCCCGCGGTGTGCTCGAGTGCAAGGTAAATCCAGACGGCACCCAATCAATTCACGATACCGGTCCACTGAGCAAGAAGCGTATGGAGACCATCGATGATGAGGTCGTGGCCAAAACGAATGACTTCCTAGAGCGTCAAGTCGGGGCCAGCAAACCGTTCTTCGTATGGTTCAACACCTCACACATGCATTTCCGCACACACGCCAAGCCCCAGATCCGGGGCCAGGCCGGGCGCTGGCAGTCGGAATATCACGACGTGATGATTGAACACGACCTGGTAGTCGGCAAACTGCTACAAAAACTGGACGACCTGGGCATCGCCGAAGATACGATCGTCATGTACAGCACCGATAACGGCCCGCACATGAACTCGTGGCCTGACGCTGGTATGACACCCTTTCGCAACGAGAAGGACTCGAACTGGGAAGGGGCCTTCCGCGTCCCGTGCATGGTCCGTTGGCCGGGCGTTGTCAAACCTGGCAGTGTCTCCAATGAAATCATCAGCCACCTGGATTGGCTGCCAACCTTCTTGGCCGCCGCTGGCGAGGGCGACATCAAAGAAAAACTTCTCAAGGGCCATCAGGCGGGCAAGAAAACCTTCAAGGTTCACCTCGACGGATACAATTTCCTGCCTCACTTGAGCGGCCCGGCGAAGGCGCCGCGGGTGGAATACTTTTACTTCTCCGACGACGGCGATATGATGGCCATGCGATACGACAATTGGAAAGTGACGTTCATGGAACAGCGGATGCCCGGCACCCTGCGAATCTGGCAGGAACCACTCGTCTCGTTGCGGTTTCCTAAGCTATTTAACCTCCGCACCGATCCCTACGAGCGCGCCGATATTACCTCGAACACCTATTGGGACTGGGTGTTAGATCACATCTTTCTGTTCCTTCCCGCGCAGGCAATCGTGGCAGATTTTCTAAAAACTTTCGGGGAATATCCGCCACGCCAAAAAGCAGCGTCCTTCACCATTGACCAGGTGCTGGAAAAGCTTCAGCGGCAAGGCGGAAGCCATTAGATGCAAATGCGCTGGGATCGACCGTCGGCCGCGAAGAACATTAGATACTGCCGGATACGGCCCAACCTTCAGTCATTTTGCCTGCGGGATTCCAACCATTGCTCAAATGAAACGCGACTGAAGCGCCAATCACCCCAACCCCAACTGGGAAAGCCCACAGATCACCGCTCTTCGCCAGCCCGTAGATGGTCGACGGATGGATCGGGAGAAAGTTCGCCACTTCCTTCGCAGTAAGGATTTCGTCGCTTAACGGTTTACGCGCCTTCATTTTTTCTCCATCAAGTTTGGGCTCCCCGCTGAGCCTAAAATCGGAACACCAGAATTCCGCGCTTCTCCGCTCGCTTGAGGACAGAGCGCGCATGAGCCTCGCAGTAATCGCGTTTCCAAAAGGACTGACCTATTCGGTCCGCGCATTCGATCTGGACTCTCGCGTATCGGGCGCAGTGGCTCTGGCTCCTGCATCTGGTGACTTAGTAGATGCGCCTCGCGAAAATAAATGAAGTTGTGCCCTCGAATCGCCAGAGGATTCTACTGAGGTTGGCCACCTCCGGGCCTCGCTTGAGGCGGGGGTAGTAGCTCGCGATACATTTGGCGTCGCTGACCCGTTCGCGTAGATGTTGAGACTGAGCGGATGCCAACTTCATAAGTCGTCCGAGTCCCCCAGGATCAGTGCTTGGGCGAAGGCGAGGATGTGTGGTTTGTGGGGCATAACCGCGTGCTTGCAAATTGTCGGCGTGGTCAAATTCCGCGACAGGTTGCGATGTGGGACGGAAGTTGCTGGATCCTACCAGCGCACAGCGAGCTGAGGCTTTGCCACTAGGGTCGGTCTCGTCGAGTCGGTTTCCACGCGGCCCTCATCTAGCTGTAGGAACGCTGCTTCAGCAGCTTCCGATTCATACGACCGGAAAGCCGCTCGAATACGTCTAGCGAATCCGCCGACAACTCAGTTTGCCAGGACCGATCTTCGACCAGGCTCAAGTCAGGCTTCAGGCGCACATCATTGCCGCCGATAAGATGGTAAGGCTCCGCGGGACTCGCAAACATTGAAGGAAGGTATTGAATACCGATAAACCGGCAAAGTTTGCGAATGGTCTGCTGCGGGGGCGCGGCAGAGTTCTTCGTAAGCCAGACGGATCTGACGCTCAGGCGGGACACGACGAAGCATCC
It includes:
- a CDS encoding glutathione S-transferase family protein, with the translated sequence MGLLINGEWQDSWYDTSKTEGRFVRADAAFRNWVTPTGEPGPSGSGGFKAEPGRYHLYVSLACPWAHRTLIFRKLKRLEQVISTSVVDPIMGSNGWAFTAPDGSLYPGSTADSANGVRYLYEVYRLARPDFTGRVTVPVLWDKHRNTVVNNESAEIIRMLNSAFDEWGSREINFLPAHLRTRVDEINAYVYDNVNNGVYKCGFATAQTAYETAFDALFAALDRIETQLASQRYVAGNELTEADWRLFTTLVRFDSVYYGHFKCNLRRLVDYPNLWNYTRELYQKPGVAETVNLVHIKRHYYMSHTTINPTGIVPKGPLLDFGAAHDRARLKI
- a CDS encoding alkaline phosphatase family protein, giving the protein MKIRSGVQSIIHNSAVTLSFVAAMNFVIGIPLVGAAVPPSNDNNTSTPIKHVIVIIGENRTFDHIFATYQPKTGQTVNNLLSEKIINADGSPGPNFSMANQNSACDVGKGGLCPNTGDTSATGQLYETSPGDKALYPFLPDPLAGGPTNVCTDNGMCTPRDATTSENGLAPNYYQFLLTGGTGLKSKTPDTRIQNVNSLSPGPFQLTSATFPYDAYAASPVHRFYQMWQQADCNLTFASLMNPGGCLQDLFAWVEVTVGAGTNGLAQPRNFSTEFSPSAKTTGEGSTALGFYNVQQGDAPYLEFLADTYSMSDNYHQAVMGGTGANHIMMGYGDALFFSDAAGNPAIPPHNRLVLKGTPNAGVVDEVEDPNPAGGTNNWYTEDGYGGGAFGSAAFGGGSYSDCADTTQPGVTAVTTYLGSVSINPNCAPDHYYLLNNYNPGYFGDGSNASTDTNVNNTPFTIPPSTVRNVGDALIDKNVSFKYYGDQFNAYLTDKYQLNFGAIGPTSDQYCNICNFFQYSTSIMTNAAVRTTHLKDTTDLYSDIANGTLPAVSFVKPSGWVDGHPASSKLILFEGFVKKIVDAVQANPSLWASTAIFITFDEGGGYYDSGYIQALDFFGDGTRIPMMVVSPFSTGGHISHVYSDHVSILKFIEFNWSVAPITSRSRDNLKNPVTSAGNPYVPNNRPAIGDLTDLFNFSSAP
- a CDS encoding DUF302 domain-containing protein produces the protein MAPSEVTGIVEIPSNHSVDQTVQKLEDILKAKGVQLFAMVDHSGEAQRAGLKMRPTKLLIFGSPKAGTPLMLAAPSSAIDLPLKILVGEDENGKVWVSYNSPSYLKERHGLPQELLQNIAIIETLASMIAE
- a CDS encoding helix-turn-helix domain-containing protein, whose translation is MKPDLEVKALRVGHDELLTADELADFLRVHRSTVYRLLRNGQLPAFRVGSDWRFSRDLIEKWLHTRIRATPV
- a CDS encoding GAF domain-containing sensor histidine kinase, with amino-acid sequence MAARLKETKKTSGAGAHRAQKGAGATGVDFEALLSDLSAAFVRVAVDEIDREMEHGLERIVLAMKVDRSTVVQVVPQDGFLYVTHQWARAGVGTPQRGIPIDRTPETPWLDDQIASGHVVVFSRLDDVPPEASTDREVFRDAGSKSNVTIPLRVGGVVVGALLFGAVRFEKHWSEQEVQRLKLVAEIFGNAFERKRAETEIRRLAEELRQASQVMTMGELTASLAHELNQPLGAILNNAKAARRLLTAKTPDLIEIDAALDDIIRDDARAVDIVKNVRAMFQRGAAKMAPIDVRQLIVEVARIVNSDARMKEISWSLELSDSLPRVRGDKTHLTQAILSLVVNAFDSVCDGDGPREVVLRADQVEPNHVHVSVRDSGKGIDAKVIPNLFEAFYTTKPRGMGMGLTIVRSIIENHGGRIWATRNPVRGATLEFILPVEPNNQPTS
- a CDS encoding YceI family protein, encoding MNKEFLQGRRWVASALFVVASAVLPSLSSAQEVPVFQITPLESTIKFGVKASVPIEGRFDQWSATLTFTSPEVTTAVFDVEIQAASVDTGSSLKNSKLKSSDFFDVNNNPLITFKSTKVVQTAPDTFELDGNFTIRGVTKAEKLALTVSGRGTGTGQINGTMAFDRKDYGMNSGIPFIKIADRVSVTVSLKATRVAGPPVVFKQ